One Roseomonas gilardii subsp. gilardii genomic region harbors:
- the rplA gene encoding 50S ribosomal protein L1 translates to MAGKRLKKIVEGLDLEKSYALEEAIRLAKANATAKFDETVEISMNLGIDPRHADQMVRGVVGLPNGTGKTVRVGVFARGPKAEEAQAAGADVVGAEDLAEQVQAGNINFDRCIATPDMMALVGRLGKILGPRGLMPNPKLGTVTMDVKGAVTAAKAGQVEFRAEKAGIVHAGIGKASFEEGKLLENARAFIDAIQKARPAGAKGTYVKKVALSSSMGPGLKVDVASLASA, encoded by the coding sequence ATGGCCGGCAAGCGTCTGAAGAAGATCGTCGAGGGCCTGGACCTCGAGAAGTCCTACGCGCTGGAGGAGGCGATCCGCCTCGCCAAGGCGAATGCGACCGCCAAGTTCGACGAGACCGTCGAGATCTCGATGAACCTGGGCATCGACCCGCGCCATGCCGACCAGATGGTCCGCGGCGTGGTCGGCCTGCCGAACGGCACCGGCAAGACGGTGCGCGTGGGCGTCTTCGCCCGCGGCCCCAAGGCCGAGGAGGCCCAGGCGGCCGGTGCGGACGTGGTGGGTGCCGAGGACCTGGCCGAGCAGGTTCAGGCGGGCAACATCAATTTCGACCGCTGCATCGCGACCCCGGACATGATGGCCCTGGTGGGGCGGCTGGGTAAGATCCTCGGCCCGCGTGGCCTGATGCCGAACCCGAAGCTCGGCACCGTGACCATGGACGTCAAGGGCGCCGTGACGGCGGCCAAGGCGGGTCAGGTGGAGTTCCGTGCCGAGAAGGCCGGCATCGTGCATGCCGGCATCGGCAAGGCCTCCTTCGAGGAGGGCAAGCTGCTGGAGAACGCGCGAGCCTTCATCGACGCGATCCAGAAGGCCCGTCCGGCGGGTGCCAAGGGGACCTATGTGAAGAAGGTCGCCCTGAGCTCCTCCATGGGCCCGGGCCTGAAGGTGGATGTGGCCTCGCTGGCCTCCGCCTGA
- the rplK gene encoding 50S ribosomal protein L11, producing the protein MAKKIVGYIKLQIPAGKANPSPPVGPALGQRGLNIMQFVKEFNAATQQMEPGTPTPVVITAYSDRTFSFITKTPPNTYFLLKAAKLDKGSQTPGKGGAVGRVTKSQLREIAAVKMKDMNCEDVEAAVSMLAGSARSMGMIVAEG; encoded by the coding sequence ATGGCTAAGAAGATCGTCGGCTACATCAAGCTGCAGATCCCGGCCGGCAAGGCGAACCCGTCGCCGCCGGTCGGCCCCGCGCTGGGTCAGCGCGGCCTGAACATCATGCAGTTCGTCAAGGAGTTCAACGCGGCGACGCAGCAGATGGAGCCCGGCACCCCGACGCCGGTCGTCATCACCGCGTATTCCGACCGCACCTTCTCCTTCATCACGAAGACCCCGCCCAACACCTACTTCCTGCTGAAGGCGGCGAAGCTGGACAAGGGCTCGCAGACCCCCGGCAAGGGTGGCGCGGTGGGCCGCGTGACCAAGTCGCAGCTGCGCGAGATCGCGGCGGTGAAGATGAAGGACATGAACTGCGAGGACGTGGAGGCCGCGGTGAGCATGCTCGCCGGTTCCGCCCGGTCCATGGGCATGATCGTGGCGGAGGGCTGA
- a CDS encoding DUF2062 domain-containing protein, with product MARGIGAGAFAAMMPAFGLHIALAAGLAFLLRGSMTAAGATCLLLGNPLTHALLIPAEYEIGRTVLRHEMHHHASPGASFSHWLSLGLPALEELLLGGVVIGIPVGGAAWLLSRQVLLRRAAAGRATGGARGDVA from the coding sequence GTGGCCCGTGGGATTGGCGCCGGGGCCTTCGCCGCCATGATGCCGGCTTTCGGGCTTCACATCGCTCTGGCGGCGGGGCTGGCTTTCCTGTTGCGGGGCAGCATGACGGCGGCGGGGGCGACCTGCCTGCTGCTGGGCAATCCCCTGACCCATGCGCTCCTGATCCCGGCGGAATACGAGATCGGCCGCACGGTCCTCCGGCACGAGATGCATCACCATGCGTCGCCCGGGGCGAGTTTCAGCCACTGGCTGAGCCTGGGGCTGCCGGCCCTGGAGGAGCTGCTGCTGGGCGGGGTGGTGATCGGCATTCCCGTAGGGGGCGCCGCCTGGCTCCTGTCGAGGCAGGTCCTGCTGCGCCGGGCGGCGGCCGGGCGGGCCACGGGCGGTGCCCGGGGGGATGTCGCCTGA
- a CDS encoding ABC transporter ATP-binding protein, which translates to MADLRVIENMQAPQGTFTGSFAGSPAEAEGTEALLRYQSRPMGFLLRYIRRRGLAHAVVLLSVVLAVACSVGTQYAMKGLVDAMSGGPSAMAAVWVALAVLGAVIAADNLLWRVGGWISTTAFTGVTGDLRSDLFRHLSGHAPDYFVDRSPGVLASRISATSNAAWTVISTFTWNTLPPTIAVIFSIALLASVDVFMALVIVSIAGGMAYLLTRLAAKGKPLHMDYAEKAAAVDGELVDVVQNMNIVRAFGSVLRERARFARQVQSEVNARKRSLRYIEKLRLAHAVMTAALTIGLLLWAITLWQTGRASTGDVVMICSLGFTILHGTRDLAVALVEMTQHVARLAEAVGALLVPHALPDAKDARPLRVRGGRIDFHDVRFSYPGRGPVLRGFDLSIEPGERIGLVGRSGAGKSTVLTLLQRFTKAQGGQVLIDGQEIGAVTQKSLADAIAVVPQDVSLFQRSILENIRYGRPEATDEEVLAAAEAANCRDFIEALPEGFDTEVGQRGVRLSGGQRQRLAIARALLKDAPILLLDEATSALDSESEVAVQAALERLMQGRTVIAVAHRLATLQGFDRIVVVDAGKVVEQGAPDALARQPGIYRELLSTQGMLAAGVPVSEAA; encoded by the coding sequence ATGGCCGATCTCCGAGTCATCGAGAACATGCAGGCGCCCCAGGGGACTTTCACAGGGTCCTTCGCAGGTTCCCCGGCCGAGGCGGAGGGGACGGAGGCGCTGCTGCGCTACCAGTCCCGGCCCATGGGTTTCCTGCTTCGCTACATCCGGCGGCGGGGGCTGGCGCATGCCGTGGTGCTGCTCTCGGTGGTGCTGGCCGTCGCCTGTTCCGTGGGCACGCAATACGCCATGAAGGGGCTGGTGGACGCGATGTCCGGCGGGCCTTCCGCCATGGCCGCGGTCTGGGTGGCGCTGGCGGTGCTGGGCGCGGTGATCGCCGCCGACAACCTGCTCTGGCGGGTGGGTGGCTGGATCTCCACCACCGCCTTCACCGGCGTCACGGGCGACCTGCGGAGCGACCTGTTCCGTCACCTGTCCGGCCATGCGCCGGATTATTTCGTGGACCGTTCGCCGGGCGTGCTGGCCAGCCGGATCAGCGCGACCTCGAACGCCGCCTGGACGGTGATCTCCACCTTCACCTGGAACACGCTGCCGCCGACCATCGCGGTGATCTTCTCGATCGCCCTGCTGGCCAGCGTGGACGTGTTCATGGCTCTGGTGATCGTGAGCATCGCCGGCGGCATGGCCTATCTGCTGACGCGGCTGGCGGCGAAGGGCAAGCCGCTGCACATGGACTATGCCGAGAAGGCGGCCGCGGTGGATGGCGAGCTGGTCGATGTCGTCCAGAACATGAACATCGTGCGCGCCTTCGGCTCGGTCCTGCGGGAGCGGGCGCGCTTCGCCCGGCAGGTGCAGAGCGAGGTGAACGCCCGCAAGCGCAGCCTGCGCTATATCGAGAAGCTGCGGCTGGCGCATGCGGTGATGACCGCGGCGCTGACCATCGGTCTCCTGCTCTGGGCGATCACCCTCTGGCAGACCGGGCGGGCCAGCACGGGCGATGTGGTGATGATCTGCTCGCTGGGTTTCACCATCCTGCACGGGACCCGTGACCTCGCCGTGGCGCTGGTGGAGATGACGCAGCATGTGGCGCGGCTGGCCGAGGCGGTGGGCGCCCTGCTGGTGCCGCATGCCCTGCCGGATGCCAAGGATGCGCGGCCGCTGCGGGTGCGGGGCGGGCGGATCGACTTCCACGACGTGCGCTTCTCCTATCCTGGGCGCGGGCCGGTGCTGCGGGGCTTCGACCTCTCCATCGAGCCGGGCGAGCGGATCGGGCTGGTCGGGCGCTCGGGGGCCGGCAAGTCCACCGTGCTGACGCTGTTGCAGCGCTTCACCAAGGCGCAGGGCGGGCAGGTGTTGATCGACGGGCAGGAGATCGGCGCGGTGACGCAGAAGAGCCTGGCCGATGCCATCGCGGTGGTGCCGCAGGACGTGTCGCTGTTCCAGCGCTCGATCCTGGAGAACATCCGCTATGGCCGGCCGGAGGCGACGGACGAGGAGGTGCTGGCGGCGGCCGAGGCGGCCAATTGCCGGGACTTCATCGAGGCGCTGCCGGAAGGGTTCGACACCGAGGTGGGCCAGCGGGGCGTGCGGTTGTCCGGCGGGCAGCGGCAGCGGCTGGCGATCGCCCGGGCGCTGTTGAAGGATGCGCCGATCCTGTTGCTGGACGAAGCGACCTCGGCCCTGGACAGCGAATCCGAGGTGGCGGTGCAGGCGGCGCTGGAACGGCTGATGCAGGGGCGGACGGTGATCGCGGTGGCGCACCGGCTGGCCACGCTGCAGGGCTTCGACCGCATCGTGGTGGTGGATGCGGGCAAGGTGGTCGAGCAGGGGGCGCCGGATGCCCTGGCGCGGCAGCCGGGCATCTACCGCGAATTGTTGAGCACCCAGGGGATGCTCGCGGCCGGCGTGCCGGTCAGCGAAGCGGCCTGA